Proteins encoded in a region of the Panicum hallii strain FIL2 chromosome 3, PHallii_v3.1, whole genome shotgun sequence genome:
- the LOC112884811 gene encoding KH domain-containing protein At1g09660/At1g09670-like isoform X1 codes for MDERIPPPPFFQHSPSGVHSSPHRHNSMRSSSSDIERYLAELLAERQKLAPFVQVLPFCTRLLNQEILRASSLPPNQTFIEPERIDHGSPLRIAGQPMNGQSMDLDGWSGMPKEHLGVIQSPSMVWNGAPGVVGSPVVKKVARIDVPIDKYPNYNFVGRLLGPRGNSLKRVEATTHCRVYIRGRGSVKDSVKEDKLRDKPGYEHLNDPLHVLVEAEFPADIVDARLNQAVAILEDLLKPVDESMDYYKKQQLRELAILNGTLREESPSSHLSPSISPFNSTGMKRAKTGR; via the exons ATGGATGAGAGGATCCCACCGCCCCCTTTCTTCCAGCACTCACCATCCGGTGTCCATTCTTCCCCTCATCGCCACAACTCCATGCGGTCTTCTTCCTCTGATATCGAGAG ATACCTTGCTGAGTTACTTGCTGAGAGGCAGAAATTAGCGCCATTCGTGCAAGTTCTCCCATTTTGTACCAGGCTTCTAAATCAAG AAATTTTGCGGGCATCTTCTTTGCCACCTAACCAAACTTTTATTGAACCTGAGAGAATTGATCATGGTAGCCCCTTAAGAATAGCTGGCCAACCTATGAATGGTCAATCCATGGATCTAGATGGGTGGTCGGGAATGCCAAAAGAG CACTTAGGAGTAATCCAATCCCCATCCATGGTATGGAATGGTGCTCCGGGAGTAGTTGGCAGCCCTGTCGTGAAAAAGGTTGCCAGGATCGACGTTCCAATTGACAAGTATCCCAAT TACAACTTTGTTGGCCGTTTGTTGGGGCCACGAGGAAACTCGCTGAAAAGAGTTGAAGCTACAACCCATTGTAGAGTATATATTCGTGGACGGGGTTCAGTGAAAGATTCTGTTAAG GAAGACAAGCTGAGAGACAAGCCTGGCTATGAGCACTTAAATGACCCACTACATGTGCTTGTGGAAGCTGAGTTCCCAGCAGATATCGTCGATGCACGACTAAACCAAGCTGTAGCCATATTGGAGGATCTTCTCAAACCAGTT GATGAGTCCATGGACTACTACAAGAAGCAACAGCTGAGGGAATTGGCTATACTTAATGGCACTCTAAGGGAGGAAAGCCCAAGCTCCCATCTTAGTCCCAGTATATCCCCCTTTAATTCTACCGGGATGAAGCGTGCGAAGACAGGGCGGTGA
- the LOC112884811 gene encoding KH domain-containing protein At1g09660/At1g09670-like isoform X2, which produces MDERIPPPPFFQHSPSGVHSSPHRHNSMRSSSSDIERYLAELLAERQKLAPFVQVLPFCTRLLNQEILRASSLPPNQTFIEPERIDHGSPLRIAGQPMNGQSMDLDGWSGMPKEHLGVIQSPSMVWNGAPGVVGSPVVKKVARIDVPIDKYPNEDKLRDKPGYEHLNDPLHVLVEAEFPADIVDARLNQAVAILEDLLKPVDESMDYYKKQQLRELAILNGTLREESPSSHLSPSISPFNSTGMKRAKTGR; this is translated from the exons ATGGATGAGAGGATCCCACCGCCCCCTTTCTTCCAGCACTCACCATCCGGTGTCCATTCTTCCCCTCATCGCCACAACTCCATGCGGTCTTCTTCCTCTGATATCGAGAG ATACCTTGCTGAGTTACTTGCTGAGAGGCAGAAATTAGCGCCATTCGTGCAAGTTCTCCCATTTTGTACCAGGCTTCTAAATCAAG AAATTTTGCGGGCATCTTCTTTGCCACCTAACCAAACTTTTATTGAACCTGAGAGAATTGATCATGGTAGCCCCTTAAGAATAGCTGGCCAACCTATGAATGGTCAATCCATGGATCTAGATGGGTGGTCGGGAATGCCAAAAGAG CACTTAGGAGTAATCCAATCCCCATCCATGGTATGGAATGGTGCTCCGGGAGTAGTTGGCAGCCCTGTCGTGAAAAAGGTTGCCAGGATCGACGTTCCAATTGACAAGTATCCCAAT GAAGACAAGCTGAGAGACAAGCCTGGCTATGAGCACTTAAATGACCCACTACATGTGCTTGTGGAAGCTGAGTTCCCAGCAGATATCGTCGATGCACGACTAAACCAAGCTGTAGCCATATTGGAGGATCTTCTCAAACCAGTT GATGAGTCCATGGACTACTACAAGAAGCAACAGCTGAGGGAATTGGCTATACTTAATGGCACTCTAAGGGAGGAAAGCCCAAGCTCCCATCTTAGTCCCAGTATATCCCCCTTTAATTCTACCGGGATGAAGCGTGCGAAGACAGGGCGGTGA
- the LOC112886984 gene encoding keratin-associated protein 6-2-like isoform X1, translating into MGGGGGRRGARWSLPPARSRVLGKLGPSFGAGAGCGVGVGVGLIGGAGVGPGFPGLRLGFGVGTGCGIGIGFGYGFGKGVAYDENGKYSNIGRSNQKSKGPPSEDQIDILVDEVIENTKKLIKATLKEIDKWRKA; encoded by the exons atgggcggcggcggcgggcggaggggggcgcggtggagccTGCCGCCGGCGAGGTCGAGGGTGCTGGGGAAGCTAGGGCCCTCcttcggcgccggcgccggctgcGGCGTCGGTGTCGGCGTCGGACTCATCGGCG GTGCAGGAGTTGGGCCTGGGTTCCCTGGATTACGCCTGGGATTTGGAGTTGGCACCGGTTGTGGCATAGGAATTGGATTTGGTTACGGTTTTGGAAAAGGAGTTGCTTATGATGAGAATGGGAAATATTCAAACATCGGCAGATCAAATCAGAAATCTAAGGGTCCTCCATCTGA AGATCAGATCGACATCCTGGTTGATGAGGTGATCGAGAACACAAAAAAACTAATCAAAGCAACATTAAAGGAGATTGATAAGTGGAGGAAAGCTTAG
- the LOC112886984 gene encoding keratin-associated protein 21-1-like isoform X2, with translation MGGGGGRRGARWSLPPARSRVLGKLGPSFGAGAGCGVGVGVGLIGGAGVGPGFPGLRLGFGVGTGCGIGIGFGYGFGKGVAYDENGKYSNIGRSNQKSKGPPSELREIFTIEGWSCR, from the exons atgggcggcggcggcgggcggaggggggcgcggtggagccTGCCGCCGGCGAGGTCGAGGGTGCTGGGGAAGCTAGGGCCCTCcttcggcgccggcgccggctgcGGCGTCGGTGTCGGCGTCGGACTCATCGGCG GTGCAGGAGTTGGGCCTGGGTTCCCTGGATTACGCCTGGGATTTGGAGTTGGCACCGGTTGTGGCATAGGAATTGGATTTGGTTACGGTTTTGGAAAAGGAGTTGCTTATGATGAGAATGGGAAATATTCAAACATCGGCAGATCAAATCAGAAATCTAAGGGTCCTCCATCTGA ACTACGAGAGATTTTTACGATCGAAGGGTGGTCTTGCAGATAA
- the LOC112886771 gene encoding protein root UVB sensitive 6-like produces the protein MAPVMGLKRPAAAAGAGAAVAQTVTLPAPAVRDAVRAAVREAEATAQATAPAARVPAAAAVPAEIARDGVLCLEEIDGRRWSYVVDAAGAAVKAKGRASVGGAFKAVPLQSPLPPVEEIMSFIRSYVVPEGFPHSVTPSYVPYMSWRALKHFFGGAMGVFTTRTLLNSVGVSQSKAVPGAVAINWILKDGAGRVGKMLFARQGKKFDYDLKQLRFSGDLLMELGAGIELATAAFPQLFLPMACIANVVKNVAAVTSTSTRTPIYKAYAKGENIGDVTAKGESVGNIADLLGTGLSILISKSNPSLVTSFAFLSCGYLLSSYHEVRSVVLNTLNRARFTVAVDSFIKTGYVPTLKDGNSQETVFNPPWRHEPVAIGSRFGEAFQEPASFIAIKPMFEDERYIVTYNPTKDKVYALLKDQAKPDDILKAAFHAHVLLHFINASHANLNARRRMNSSRSYQHNPVNMDFLPHIEESCKIVLSSYGVFKKKAREQGWIMSESLLNPGRARLCGVVPQ, from the exons ATGGCGCCGGTGATGGGGCTGAagcgcccggcggcggcggcgggtgcgggGGCGGCGGTCGCGCAGACCGTCACGCTGCCCGCGCCGGCCGTGCGGGACGCGGTGCGCGCCGCCGTGCGGGAGGCCGAGGCCACGGCGCAGGCCACCGCCCCGGCCGCCAgggtcccggcggcggcggcggtgccggcGGAGATCGCGAGGGACGGGGTGCTGTGCCTCGAGGAGATCGACGGGAGGCGGTGGAGCTACGTGGTcgacgccgccggcgccgcggtcAAGGCCAAGGGGAGGGCGTCCGTCGGGGGCGCCTTCAAGGCCGTCCCGCTCCAGTCCCCGCTGCCGCCCGTCGAG GAAATAATGTCCTTTATAAGGTCATATGTTGTACCTGAAGGCTTTCCACACAGTGTCACTCCTTCATATGTACCATACATGTCATGGAGAGCATTGAAG CACTTCTTTGGTGGAGCAATGGGTGTGTTTACAACAAGAACCCTTCTAAACTCTGTTGGAGTCTCCCAAAGCAAAGCTGTACCTGGTGCTGTGGCAATCAACTGGATACTCAAG GATGGGGCTGGACGCGTTGGGAAGATGCTTTTTGCCCGCCAAGGGAAGAAGTTTGACTATGATTTGAAGCAG CTCCGCTTTTCTGGTGATCTTCTGATGGAGTTAGGAGCTGGGATAGAATTGGCTACTGCAGCTTTTCCACAACTTTTCCTACCAATGGCTTGCATAGCAAATGTTGTTAAG AATGTTGCTGCTGTCACTTCGACCTCCACTCGCACACCTATCTACAAAGCATATGCAAAAGGAGAAAATATTGGTGATGTCACTGCTAAAGGAGAAAGTGTTGGAAACATTGCTGATCTG TTGGGAACTGGTTTGAGCATTCTAATCTCTAAAAGCAATCCATCACTTGTGACTTCATTTGCCTTCCTGTCTTGCGGATATCTCCTCAGTTCATATCACGAG GTGCGATCTGTTGTATTGAATACTCTAAATAGGGCAAGATTCACTGTAGCTGTGGATTCTTTTATCAAGACTG GGTATGTACCCACATTGAAGGATGGAAACTCACAAGAGACAGTATTTAATCCACCTTGGCGACACGAGCCAGTTGCAATAG GATCAAGATTTGGGGAGGCATTTCAGGAACCTGCTTCGTTTATTGCTATAAAGCCTATGTTCGAG GATGAAAGGTATATTGTTACATATAACCCAACAAAGGACAAGGTATATGCTTTGCTCAAGGACCAAGCAAAGCCGGATGACATTCTCAAAGCTGCTTTCCAT GCACATGTGTTACTGCATTTTATCAATGCTTCACATGCTAACCTGAATGCAAGAAGGCGCATGAACTCCAGCCGGTCATACCAGCATAATCCAGTGAACATGGACTTCCTACCACACATTGAGGAATCATGCAAGATTGTATTGTCATCTTATGGAGTTTTCAAGAAGAAAGCTAGAGAACAG GGATGGATAATGTCAGAATCACTTCTTAACCCTGGACGAGCGCGATTGTGTGGAGTAGTACCACAGTGA
- the LOC112884490 gene encoding PHD finger protein ALFIN-LIKE 5 has protein sequence MDPGAGAHYSARTAEEVFRDFRGRRAGMIKALTTDVEKFYQLCDPEKENLCLYGYPNETWEVTLPAEEVPPEIPEPALGINFARDGMNEKDWLALVAVHSDSWLLAVAFYFAARFGFDKEARRRLFSMINNLPTIFEVVTGAAKKQTKEKGPNSTSKSNKPSSKMPSRPESHSKATKVAAPPKDDDDESGEEYEEEEERDNTLCGSCGTNDGKDEFWICCDSCERWYHGKCVKITPARAEHIKHYKCPDCSSNKRARA, from the exons ATGgaccccggcgccggcgcgcacTACTCCGCCCGCACCGCGGAGGAGGTCTTCCGCGActtccgcggccgccgcgcgggcATGATCAAGGCCCTCACCACCG ATGTGGAGAAGTTCTACCAGCTCTGCGACCCCG AAAAGGAAAATTTATGCCTTTATGGCTACCCTAATGAAACATGGGAAGTAACTTTGCCAGCGGAGGAAGTTCCTCCGGAGATCCCTGAACCAGCTTTGGGAATAAACTTTGCTAGGGATGGCATGAATGAGAAGGATTGGTTGGCACTAGTAGCCGTCCACAGCGATTCCTGGTTACTAGCTGTTGCATTCTACTTTGCGGCCCGGTTTGGATTTGACAAAGAGGCCAG GAGGCGACTCTTCAGCATGATAAATAACTTGCCAACGATATTTGAAGTAGTGACTGGGGCTGCTAAGAAACAAACCAAGGAGAAGGGCCCCAATAGTACCAGCAAAAGCAACAAGCCAAGCTCGAAAATG CCATCAAGACCGGAATCTCATTCGAAGGCGACAAAAGTGGCGGCGCCCCCcaaggatgatgatgatgagagTGGTGAAGAAtacgaggaagaggaagaacgTGATAACACCCTATGTGGATCCTGCGGAACAAACGATGGTAAGGATGAGTTCTGGATCTGCTGCGACAGTTGCGAGCGGTGGTACCATGGCAAGTGCGTCAAGATCACACCTGCTCGAGCCGAGCATATCAAGCACTACAAGTGCCCAGATTGCAGCAGCAACAAGAGGGCAAGAGCCTAG
- the LOC112884489 gene encoding uncharacterized protein LOC112884489, translated as MAALAAHHHRLLSSSSAAAPPARRRRRLSSLPFSPRPSSHGRLSSSTRASGGGGTSSAAAPPAAAATSASLSLEELRRGCTTWTWRGMRVNYLARGQGPPVLLVHGFGASVAHWRRNIGVLSESYTVYAIDLLGFGASDKPPGFSYTMETWAELILDFLKEVVKRPTVLVGNSVGSLACVIAASESNRDVVRGLVLLNCAGGMNNKAIVDDWRIKLVLPLLWLIDFLLNQRPIASALFNRVKNRDNLKDILLSVYGNKDAVDDELVEIIRGPADTEGALDAFVATVTGPPGPSPIALMPRLADVPVLVLWGDRDPFTPIDGPVGKFFSKLPSELPNVTLHMLEGVGHCPHDDRPDLVHDRLLPWLDGLPPPAAGAAAV; from the exons ATGGCAGCACTTGCCgcccaccaccaccgcctcctctcctcctcctccgcagcTGCTCcaccagctcgccgccgccgccgtctctccTCGCTCCCCTTCTCCCCGCGGCCTTCTTCCCATGGCCGTCTCAGCTCCAGCACGCGCgcctcgggcggcggcggcaccagcAGCGCGGCGGCcccacccgccgccgcggcgacgtCGGCGTCGCTGTCCCTGGAGGAGCTGCGCCGGGGCTGCACCACCTGGACGTGGCGCGGGATGCGCGTGAACTACCTCGCCAGGGGGCAGGGCCCGCCCGTCCTGCTCGTCCACGGCTTCGGCGCCTCCGTCGCGCACTGGCGCAG GAACATTGGGGTGCTGTCTGAATCCTACACCGTCTACGCGATCGATTTGCTGGGGTTCGGCGCCTCGGACAAGCCTCCTGGGTTTTCTTACACGATGGAGACATGGGCTGAG CTGATCCTGGACTTCTTGAAGGAGGTCGTGAAGAGGCCCACGGTGCTTGTCGGCAACTCTGTCGGCAGCCTTGCATGCGTCATTGCTGCCTCAG AGTCCAACAGAGACGTCGTCCGGGGGCTTGTCCTGCTCAACTGCGCCGGCGGCATGAACAACAAGGCGATCGTCGACGACTGGAGGATCAAGCTGGTCCTGCCTCTGCTCTGGCTGATCGACTTCCTGTTGAACCAGCGGCCGATAGCATCGGCACTCTTCAACCGCGTGAAAAACAG GGACAACCTGAAGGACATCTTGCTCTCTGTTTACGGGAACAAGGACGCCGTGGATGATGAATTAGTCGAG ATCATAAGGGGACCGGCTGACACGGAGGGCGCCCTGGACGCGTTCGTGGCGACGGTGACTGGCCCGCCGGGGCCGAGCCCGATAGCGCTGATGCCGCGGCTGGCGGACGTGCCCGTGCTGGTGCTGTGGGGAGACCGGGACCCCTTCACCCCCATCGACGGGCCCGTGGGGAAGTTCTTCTCCAAGCTGCCGTCGGAGCTCCCCAACGTGACGCTCCACATGCTCGAGGGCGTCGGCCACTGCCCGCACGACGACCGCCCGGACCTCGTCCACGACAGGCTGCTCCCGTGGCTCGACGGCCTCCCGCCGCCCGCGGCCGGCGCTGCGGCGGTCTAG
- the LOC112884154 gene encoding NAC domain-containing protein 35-like encodes MSRDLEDGQGAVDSVVAAAAGEGERGSEAPTAAGGGGGGDAHDNDVVMPGFRFHPTEEELIEFYLRRKVEGKRFNVELIAFLDLYRFDPWELPAMAVMGGKEWFFYVPRDRKYRNGDRPNRVTASGYWKATGADRMIRGENNRPIGLKKTLVFYSGKAPKGVRSSWIMNEYRLPPPATDADPLIPKSEISLCRVYKRSGIDDGHGQSSSSTQASSGRGVSSRTSVPPTGRHGSSPSSTPLSPTQLSPTQQLSSFHLLQGECSSASPPAPIMDQVVTVHTAPPLLPPPRPCTYAPAATTIRSTAAVAPQRAQGAAVIPSSTYSSLLNMAAGAAPMAGSSRPIDELMSTPRLVSPSQAYANLSAVTGSHFLPLMPAPPPPMPQMTPLGTLPMVPLPPSVTDKLSWDWNPVPDTTAQDYNASGFK; translated from the exons ATGAGCAGAGACCTCGAGGACGGGCAGGGCGCCGTCGACAGCGTTGTTGCGGCAGCAGCTGGAGAAGGGGAGCGGGGTAGCGAGGCTCCgaccgcggcgggcggcggtggcggcggggacgCGCACGACAACGACGTCGTGATGCCGGGGTTCCGATTCCATCCCACGGAGGAGGAGCTGATCGAGTTCTACCTCCGGCGAAAGGTGGAGGGCAAGCGCTTCAACGTCgagctcatcgccttcctcgaCCTCTACCGTTTCGACCCATGGGAGCTCCCCG caatGGCGGTGATGGGCGGGAAGGAGTGGTTCTTCTACGTGCCGAGGGACCGCAAATACCGGAACGGCGACCGGCCGAACCGGGTGACGGCGTCGGGGTACTGGAAGGCGACGGGCGCCGACCGGATGATCCGCGGCGAGAACAACCGCCCCATCGGGCTCAAGAAGACGCTCGTCTTCTACTCCGGCAAGGCCCCCAAGGGCGTCCGCAGCAGCTGGATCATGAACGAGTAccgcctcccgccgccggcAACCGACGCTGACCCCTTGATCCCCAAG TCCGAGATCTCGCTCTGCCGCGTCTACAAGCGCTCTGGCATCGACGATGGCCATGGGCAGTCATCCTCCAGTACCCAAGCTTCCTCAGGGCGGGGGGTCTCCTCCCGCACCAGCGTGCCTCCGACCGGTCGGCATGGATCCTCACCGTCTTCCACGCCACTGTCGCCGACGCAACTGTCACCGACGCAGCAGCTCAGCAGCTTCCATCTACTCCAAGGGGAATGCTCGTctgcctcaccgccggcgcccatCATGGACCAAGTGGTCACCGTGCACACTGCGCCGCCGCTTCTGCCTCCCCCAAGGCCATGCACGTacgcgccggcggcgacgacgatAAGATCAACAGCGGCAGTTGCGCCGCAACGGGCACAGGGCGCGGCGGTCATCCCCTCCTCCACGTACTCATCACTGCTCAACATGGCCGCCGGCGCTGCGCCTATGGCCGGCAGCTCAAGGCCCATCGATGAGCTGATGAGCACGCCGCGGCTGGTTAGTCCCAGCCAGGCCTACGCTAACCTCTCGGCCGTGACGGGCAGCCACTTCCTCCCCTTGAtgcccgcgccaccgccgccaatGCCACAAATGACGCCGCTCGGCACGCTGCCGATGGTGCCGCTACCGCCTTCTGTCACTGACAAGCTCAGCTGGGATTGGAACCCGGTCCCTGACACGACAGCCCAAGATTACAATGCTTCTGGTTTTAAGTGA